One Kitasatospora sp. MAP12-44 DNA segment encodes these proteins:
- a CDS encoding ABC transporter permease: MSSASTAPADKVAAKAPAAELAATGAGVRAVRRRRLLVLAARLAVAVLVVGGWQLVTTLGWLDPFFFGQPSGIAGRLVDYFSQGDQATEFGSYWVQIETTLREALFGFVLGSVTGIVLGVALGQNRFLADVFGPYIKVVNAIPRIVLGSIFVVAFGIGQTPKVLLAAVLVFFVVFFNAFQGVREVDRNILANARVLGASPLQVVRHVVVPSALTWIIASLHTAFGFAIVGALVGEVLGAQSGLGLVIKTAQNSFDPNGVFATMFVIAIIALTAEWLITKLERRLLSWRPPAPSEAAAL; the protein is encoded by the coding sequence ATGAGCAGTGCCTCCACGGCACCTGCCGACAAGGTCGCGGCCAAGGCCCCGGCCGCGGAACTCGCCGCCACCGGCGCGGGGGTCCGCGCGGTCCGGCGGCGCAGGCTGCTGGTGCTGGCGGCCCGGCTCGCGGTGGCCGTGCTGGTCGTCGGCGGCTGGCAGCTGGTCACCACGCTGGGGTGGCTCGACCCCTTCTTCTTCGGGCAGCCCAGCGGGATCGCCGGGCGGTTGGTCGACTACTTCTCGCAGGGGGACCAGGCCACCGAGTTCGGCTCGTACTGGGTCCAGATCGAGACCACCCTGCGGGAGGCGCTGTTCGGCTTCGTGCTCGGCTCGGTCACGGGAATCGTGCTGGGTGTCGCGCTGGGCCAGAACCGGTTCCTCGCCGACGTGTTCGGGCCGTACATCAAGGTCGTGAACGCCATTCCGCGCATCGTGCTCGGGTCGATCTTCGTGGTGGCCTTCGGCATCGGTCAGACGCCCAAGGTGCTGCTCGCCGCGGTGCTGGTGTTCTTCGTGGTCTTCTTCAACGCGTTCCAGGGCGTGCGGGAGGTGGATCGCAACATCCTCGCCAACGCGAGGGTGCTCGGCGCGTCGCCGCTGCAGGTCGTGCGCCACGTGGTTGTGCCCTCCGCCCTCACCTGGATCATCGCCAGCCTGCACACCGCCTTCGGATTCGCCATCGTCGGCGCGCTCGTCGGCGAGGTGCTGGGCGCCCAGAGCGGTCTGGGGCTGGTCATCAAGACCGCCCAGAACAGCTTCGACCCCAACGGGGTGTTCGCCACGATGTTCGTGATCGCGATCATCGCGCTGACCGCCGAGTGGCTCATCACCAAGCTGGAGCGGCGGCTGCTCTCCTGGCGCCCGCCGGCGCCGTCCGAGGCCGCGGCCCTCTGA
- a CDS encoding sensor histidine kinase: protein MARSSGQGRKLSARILVSQLVILAITSAIGFVLLAYAQRAQLDREYEQRALAIARTAAADPQISQAMADGGGGDVVQRVANRIETASGAAYVVVIDLHGIRHSHPHPDLIGKAVNEPIAVLDGRSYTGMDNGATGRSANAKAPLYGPTGTLAGEVSVGINERDVLGQLRHELSSFGLYAAIALAVGSVASYVLARRLKRSTFGLELEEIAGLLQDREAMLHGIREGVLAFDPQDRITVVNDEARCLLGFGTALGSRLEELLPDGRLRRALDGTLEGADLTVLTDSHCLAVNRMPVALHGRALGAVVTVRDRTELVGLLRELDSVRGLTDALRAQQHEFANRLHTLAGLLELGEHQAALDYAVELGRTDPPMAAEVRDRIGNPLMVGLIVAKTTVAAERGVRIELTDESRLGEQPGHLRRLLTITGNLLDNAVEAARGHGRCEVRLALVESPEAITVRVQDTGPGIPPGSAERIFEDGWSTSPDRGTARRGLGLALVHRLVQRHGGIITVSEGPGAVFTVRLPLPDHEPAPLGALFTVPPLIPEPASAVPVRPEPASPETAILEGAL, encoded by the coding sequence ATGGCCCGATCGAGCGGGCAGGGCCGGAAGCTCTCGGCGCGGATCCTGGTCAGCCAGCTGGTCATCCTGGCCATCACCAGCGCGATCGGCTTCGTGCTGCTGGCCTACGCGCAGCGGGCTCAGCTGGACCGCGAGTACGAGCAGCGGGCGCTCGCCATCGCCAGGACCGCGGCCGCCGATCCGCAGATCAGCCAGGCCATGGCGGACGGCGGGGGCGGGGACGTCGTGCAGCGGGTGGCCAACCGGATCGAGACCGCCTCCGGCGCGGCCTACGTCGTGGTCATCGACCTCCACGGGATCCGGCACTCCCACCCGCACCCCGACCTGATCGGCAAGGCGGTGAACGAGCCGATCGCCGTGCTGGACGGCCGGTCGTACACCGGGATGGACAACGGCGCGACCGGCCGCTCGGCCAACGCCAAGGCGCCGCTGTACGGGCCGACGGGCACGCTGGCCGGTGAGGTGTCCGTGGGGATCAACGAGCGCGACGTCCTCGGACAGCTTCGCCACGAGCTCTCCAGCTTCGGCCTGTACGCCGCGATCGCGCTGGCGGTCGGCTCCGTCGCCTCCTACGTCCTGGCCCGCCGGCTCAAGCGCTCCACCTTCGGACTGGAACTGGAGGAGATAGCCGGCCTGCTCCAGGACCGCGAGGCGATGCTGCACGGCATCCGGGAGGGCGTCCTGGCCTTCGACCCGCAGGACCGGATCACCGTGGTCAACGACGAGGCCCGCTGCCTGCTCGGGTTCGGCACCGCGCTCGGCTCCCGCCTCGAGGAGCTGCTCCCGGACGGCCGGCTGCGACGGGCCCTGGACGGCACCCTGGAGGGCGCCGACCTCACCGTCCTCACCGACAGCCACTGCCTGGCCGTCAACCGGATGCCGGTCGCGCTGCACGGCCGCGCGCTGGGCGCCGTCGTCACGGTCCGCGACCGCACCGAACTAGTCGGCCTGCTCAGGGAGTTGGACTCGGTCCGCGGCCTCACCGACGCGCTCCGCGCCCAGCAGCACGAGTTCGCCAACCGCCTGCACACGCTGGCCGGCCTGCTGGAACTCGGCGAGCACCAGGCCGCCCTGGACTACGCGGTCGAACTCGGCCGGACCGACCCGCCGATGGCCGCAGAGGTCCGCGACCGGATCGGCAACCCCCTGATGGTGGGGCTGATCGTGGCCAAGACCACGGTGGCAGCCGAGCGGGGAGTGCGGATCGAGCTCACCGATGAGTCCCGGCTCGGTGAGCAGCCCGGCCACCTGCGCCGGCTGCTCACCATCACCGGCAACCTGCTGGACAACGCCGTCGAGGCGGCCCGGGGACACGGCCGGTGCGAGGTGCGGCTCGCGCTGGTCGAGAGCCCCGAGGCGATCACCGTGCGGGTCCAGGACACCGGCCCGGGCATCCCGCCGGGCTCGGCCGAGCGGATCTTCGAGGACGGCTGGTCCACCAGCCCCGACCGCGGCACCGCCCGCCGCGGCCTGGGCCTGGCCCTGGTGCACCGGCTGGTCCAGCGCCACGGCGGAATCATCACCGTGAGCGAGGGCCCGGGGGCGGTCTTCACCGTCCGACTCCCGCTGCCCGACCACGAACCCGCACCTCTCGGCGCCCTCTTCACGGTGCCGCCGCTCATCCCCGAACCTGCGAGCGCCGTACCCGTGAGGCCTGAGCCCGCAAGCCCCGAAACCGCCATCCTGGAGGGCGCGTTGTGA
- a CDS encoding metalloregulator ArsR/SmtB family transcription factor, whose protein sequence is MAMHPAPSGQQDEPHADLQAASDLLRALAAPVRLGIVRELAGGRRRVYELVEALGVSQPLVSQHLRVLRTSRIVTAHRRSREIEYSLTDEHVAHIVLDAIRHAAEPESP, encoded by the coding sequence ATGGCGATGCACCCAGCCCCCAGCGGTCAGCAGGACGAGCCGCACGCCGATCTCCAGGCCGCCAGCGATCTGCTGCGCGCCCTGGCCGCGCCGGTACGCCTGGGCATCGTGCGCGAACTGGCCGGCGGCCGCAGGCGGGTCTACGAGCTCGTCGAAGCCCTCGGCGTGAGTCAGCCCCTGGTCTCGCAGCACCTGAGAGTCCTGCGGACCTCGCGGATCGTCACGGCCCACCGAAGATCCCGCGAGATCGAGTACTCGCTCACGGACGAGCACGTCGCGCACATCGTGCTGGACGCGATCCGGCACGCAGCCGAGCCTGAATCTCCCTGA
- a CDS encoding ABC transporter ATP-binding protein, producing MAVRDDVATSPATGRSGRADARIEISGVTKRFLSPSGEAFTALSEVTFDVEPGQFCAVVGPTGCGKSTTLGLVSGLDRPSEGTVRVGGREVDGITDGISFMFQADALLPWKTVLGNVAMGPMFRGVGKKQAHTSARDWLRRVGLAGFEDHHPHQLSGGMRKRVAMAAALINEPSILLMDEPFGALDVQTKAIMSNELIGLWEQLRPSVLFITHDLEEAVALADRVVVMTSGPGSVKAVYDIDLPRPRGSVQDIRFMPRFLELHHQIWASLREEVERAYARTTGEKS from the coding sequence ATGGCTGTGCGAGACGACGTCGCGACGAGCCCGGCCACCGGCCGCAGCGGTCGGGCAGACGCCCGGATCGAGATATCCGGGGTGACCAAGAGGTTCCTGTCCCCCAGCGGCGAGGCCTTCACCGCGCTGAGCGAGGTGACCTTCGACGTCGAGCCGGGCCAGTTCTGCGCGGTGGTCGGGCCGACCGGCTGCGGGAAGTCGACGACGCTGGGCCTGGTGTCCGGCCTGGACCGGCCGAGCGAGGGCACGGTCCGGGTCGGCGGCCGCGAGGTGGACGGCATCACCGACGGCATCAGCTTCATGTTCCAGGCCGACGCGCTGCTGCCCTGGAAGACCGTGCTCGGCAACGTGGCGATGGGCCCGATGTTCCGCGGCGTCGGAAAGAAGCAGGCCCACACCTCGGCACGGGACTGGCTGCGCCGGGTCGGCCTGGCCGGCTTCGAGGACCACCACCCCCACCAGCTCTCCGGCGGCATGCGCAAGCGGGTGGCGATGGCCGCCGCGCTGATCAACGAACCGTCGATCCTGCTGATGGACGAGCCGTTCGGGGCGCTCGACGTCCAGACCAAGGCGATCATGTCGAACGAGCTGATCGGCCTCTGGGAGCAGCTGCGGCCCTCGGTCCTCTTCATCACCCACGACCTGGAGGAGGCCGTCGCCCTCGCCGACCGCGTGGTCGTCATGACCTCCGGTCCCGGCTCGGTGAAGGCCGTCTACGACATCGACCTGCCGCGCCCGCGCGGCTCGGTGCAGGACATCCGCTTCATGCCCCGCTTCCTCGAGCTCCACCACCAGATCTGGGCGTCGCTTCGCGAAGAGGTGGAGCGCGCCTACGCACGCACGACGGGAGAGAAGTCATGA
- a CDS encoding response regulator, with translation MIRTLVIDDDFRVNAIHCAYVGRVPGFEVVGQQATVAGSVEAVRSLRPDLLLLDVYLPDGSGLDVLRTLTADPEGSRPDALVITAARDVASVRAAMQLGATGYLVKPFGFTALAERLDGYRELRTRMAALDPAAENGQAEVDALFSAVRPAALPAVPAKGHSAPTLSVVLAAVRAEPGDLSASQVATRTGVSRATAQRYLSYLVREGLVSLELRYGTTGRPEHRYRSTARLLA, from the coding sequence GTGATCAGAACCCTGGTGATCGACGACGACTTCCGGGTCAACGCCATCCACTGCGCCTACGTGGGCCGGGTGCCCGGCTTCGAAGTGGTCGGACAGCAGGCCACCGTGGCCGGCTCCGTCGAGGCCGTCCGGTCGCTGCGCCCCGACCTGCTGCTGCTGGACGTCTATCTGCCCGACGGCAGCGGCCTCGACGTGCTGCGCACCCTGACCGCCGACCCGGAGGGCAGCCGGCCCGACGCCCTGGTGATCACGGCGGCCCGCGACGTCGCCTCGGTCCGCGCCGCCATGCAACTCGGCGCCACCGGCTACCTGGTCAAGCCGTTCGGCTTCACCGCGCTCGCCGAACGGCTGGACGGCTACCGCGAGTTGCGGACCCGGATGGCCGCCCTCGACCCGGCCGCCGAGAACGGCCAGGCCGAGGTGGACGCCCTCTTCAGCGCGGTGCGCCCCGCCGCGCTGCCCGCCGTCCCGGCCAAGGGCCACTCGGCGCCGACCCTCTCGGTGGTGCTGGCCGCGGTCCGCGCGGAGCCGGGTGACCTGTCGGCCAGCCAGGTCGCGACCCGGACCGGCGTCTCCCGGGCCACCGCCCAGCGCTACCTCTCCTACCTGGTGCGCGAGGGCCTCGTGAGCCTTGAGCTGCGCTACGGCACCACCGGGCGGCCCGAACACCGCTACCGCTCCACCGCCCGACTCCTCGCCTAG
- a CDS encoding class I SAM-dependent methyltransferase → MGVSMALAEAWVRRWERQQERYAVDREERFTVIADVVESVTVGHPEPLLVDLGSGPGSLSMRLSARLPHARILAVDVDPLLLELGRTHAPDAARYVEALIGEEGWLAALDLDGPLDAAVSTTALHYPEPDRLRAIYRELAAVLRPGGVLVNGDHLAPADPALAGLAAAVGRSRERRQGSGSGEDWASWWADAREVPEFADLMAARELRPAPASGDGNGLSVRGHEELLREAGFREVGTVWRCGDSCVLVAVR, encoded by the coding sequence ATGGGTGTCAGCATGGCGTTGGCCGAGGCCTGGGTGCGCCGTTGGGAGCGCCAGCAGGAGCGGTACGCGGTGGACCGCGAGGAGCGCTTCACGGTGATCGCCGATGTGGTCGAGTCGGTGACCGTGGGCCACCCGGAGCCGCTCCTGGTCGACCTCGGCAGCGGGCCCGGCTCGCTCTCGATGCGGCTGTCCGCCCGCCTGCCGCACGCGCGGATCCTCGCGGTCGACGTCGACCCGCTGCTCCTGGAACTCGGCCGCACCCACGCGCCGGACGCCGCCCGCTATGTCGAGGCGCTGATCGGCGAGGAGGGCTGGCTCGCGGCGCTGGACCTGGATGGGCCGCTGGACGCCGCCGTCTCCACCACGGCCCTGCACTACCCGGAGCCGGATCGGCTGCGCGCGATCTACCGTGAGCTGGCGGCCGTGCTGCGCCCGGGCGGGGTGCTGGTCAACGGGGACCACCTGGCGCCCGCGGACCCGGCGCTCGCCGGCCTCGCCGCGGCCGTCGGCCGCTCCCGCGAGCGGCGCCAGGGCTCGGGCAGCGGCGAGGACTGGGCGAGCTGGTGGGCCGACGCGCGCGAGGTCCCCGAGTTCGCCGACCTGATGGCGGCCCGCGAGCTGCGGCCGGCCCCGGCGAGCGGTGACGGCAACGGCCTGTCGGTGCGCGGGCACGAGGAGCTGCTGCGCGAGGCGGGGTTCCGCGAGGTCGGCACGGTGTGGCGGTGCGGGGACAGCTGCGTCCTGGTGGCGGTGCGCTGA
- a CDS encoding class I SAM-dependent methyltransferase → MFSPEGPSLRDLIVQALSSVEHGYDLLAPRFDHTPFRTPDRILDATAHALRPLGPFGRGLDVCCGTGAGLRVLETVCQGRSTGVDSSAGMLAEAGRAYPGAEWVRADARALPFAEAFDLAVSFGALGHFLPAERPALFAGVYRALRPGGLFAVPVGAPPPITSPWYWVLAGFDAAMRVRNALWRPPFVMYYRTAPLQALRTDLAAAGFTVTTEPLELLGWREDGSPRCRLVLARRP, encoded by the coding sequence GTGTTCTCTCCAGAAGGCCCCTCACTGCGAGACCTGATCGTCCAGGCGCTGTCCTCGGTCGAGCACGGCTACGACCTGCTCGCTCCCCGGTTCGACCACACGCCCTTTCGCACGCCCGACCGCATCCTCGACGCGACCGCCCACGCGCTGCGCCCGCTCGGGCCGTTCGGCCGGGGACTGGACGTGTGCTGCGGGACCGGCGCCGGCCTGCGGGTCCTGGAGACGGTGTGCCAGGGCCGGTCGACGGGCGTCGACTCCAGCGCCGGCATGCTCGCGGAGGCCGGCCGGGCGTACCCGGGCGCGGAGTGGGTCCGCGCCGACGCGCGGGCGCTGCCCTTCGCGGAGGCCTTCGACCTCGCGGTCAGCTTCGGAGCCCTCGGCCACTTCCTGCCCGCCGAGCGGCCCGCGCTCTTCGCCGGGGTGTACCGCGCGCTGCGGCCCGGCGGGCTCTTCGCCGTTCCGGTCGGCGCGCCCCCGCCGATCACCTCGCCCTGGTACTGGGTGCTGGCCGGGTTCGACGCGGCGATGCGGGTACGGAACGCGCTGTGGCGGCCCCCTTTCGTCATGTACTACCGTACCGCCCCGTTGCAGGCGCTGCGCACGGACCTGGCGGCGGCCGGCTTCACCGTGACGACCGAGCCGCTGGAGCTCCTGGGGTGGCGCGAGGACGGCAGCCCGCGGTGCCGGCTGGTGCTGGCGCGCAGGCCGTAG
- a CDS encoding ABC transporter substrate-binding protein — protein MFKRTLTSSLAGALTLCAALTACSGSTGASSASAGVPTVRLMVGGIDKQIYLPYKLADQLGFYKKYGVNVVLSTETDGGVGAEDAMASGQVDMAGAWYVHTIDFQVKGKAVEDIVNLSGAPGEREMCATNSGVHSAADWAGKTLGVTDLGSGTDTLTQFLAGQNNLKTSQYTRIGVGAGATAVAALQNGKTACVMTTQPTVVAMEKKKIGYSAVDLATTAGAQQAMGGTWPSAGVLATSAWVSSHKDAAQKVVDALVATMHWIDTHSAADIAGALPPSYVSNGTVSKDDYIAALTEDKGQFLPDGIMPAGGPKTVLATEKLVGVKTDSVNLGPTFTNDFAIAANKSEGFTTTTTPADANG, from the coding sequence ATGTTCAAGCGGACTCTCACCAGCTCACTGGCCGGCGCCCTCACCCTCTGTGCCGCACTCACCGCCTGCTCCGGCTCGACGGGCGCCTCCAGCGCCAGCGCCGGCGTGCCGACGGTCAGACTGATGGTCGGCGGCATCGACAAGCAGATCTACCTGCCGTACAAGCTCGCCGACCAGCTCGGCTTCTACAAGAAGTACGGCGTCAACGTCGTGCTCAGCACCGAGACCGACGGCGGCGTCGGCGCCGAGGACGCGATGGCCTCGGGCCAGGTCGACATGGCCGGCGCGTGGTACGTCCACACCATCGACTTCCAGGTGAAGGGCAAGGCGGTGGAGGACATCGTCAACCTCTCCGGGGCACCGGGCGAGCGCGAGATGTGCGCCACCAACAGCGGCGTCCACTCGGCCGCCGACTGGGCCGGCAAGACCCTCGGCGTCACCGACCTCGGCTCGGGCACCGACACCCTCACCCAGTTCCTGGCCGGGCAGAACAACCTCAAGACCAGCCAGTACACCCGGATCGGCGTCGGCGCCGGAGCCACCGCGGTCGCCGCCCTGCAGAATGGCAAGACCGCCTGCGTCATGACCACCCAGCCGACGGTGGTCGCCATGGAGAAGAAGAAGATCGGCTACTCGGCGGTCGACCTGGCCACCACCGCCGGCGCCCAGCAGGCAATGGGCGGCACCTGGCCCTCGGCGGGCGTGCTCGCCACGAGCGCCTGGGTGAGCTCCCACAAGGACGCCGCACAGAAGGTGGTCGACGCGCTGGTCGCCACGATGCACTGGATCGACACGCACTCCGCCGCCGACATCGCGGGCGCTCTGCCGCCCTCCTACGTCTCGAACGGCACGGTGTCCAAGGACGACTACATCGCCGCGCTCACCGAGGACAAGGGCCAGTTCCTGCCGGACGGCATCATGCCGGCCGGTGGCCCCAAGACCGTCCTGGCGACCGAGAAGCTGGTCGGCGTGAAGACCGACTCCGTCAACCTGGGTCCGACCTTCACCAATGACTTCGCCATCGCGGCCAACAAGTCCGAGGGCTTCACCACCACGACGACCCCGGCCGACGCGAACGGCTGA